From a region of the Vicia villosa cultivar HV-30 ecotype Madison, WI unplaced genomic scaffold, Vvil1.0 ctg.003033F_1_1, whole genome shotgun sequence genome:
- the LOC131640302 gene encoding patellin-3-like, with protein MAQEPQKPTEDVVPTTSETPVETPPPAAEEVVTATATAAAADVSTDKDVTPVAEDPEKPAEAVAETAKPADETATENKISQSVSFKEETNVVSELPELQKKALDDLKQLIQEALNKHEFTAPPVKATPEVTAQEEKKPEEEKKTEETKSEEKKEEVTEEKKEEVVVVEEKKVEEEKASSSEEPKTEAKTEPEEKKVEETVVEVVEKIASSTEEDGAKTVEAIQESIVSVAVTSGDGEQPVAVAVDVEVPPSTPEEVEIWGIPLLADERSDVILLKFLRARDFKVKEAFTMIKQTVLWRKEFGIEALLQEDLGTDWDKVVFTDGYDKEGHPVYYNVFGEFENKELYQKSFSDDEKRNKFIRWRIQSLEKSVRKLDFAPSGIATIVQINDLKNSPGFVKKELRQATNQALQLLQDNYPEFVAKQIFINVPWWYLAFSRMISPFLTQRTKSKFVFAGSSKSADTLFKYIAPEQVPVQYGGLSREGEQEFTTADPATEVIIKPATKHAVEFPISEKSTLVWEIRVVDWNVSYGAEFVPSAEDGYTVIVQKNRKISPADETVITNTFKIGEPGKVVLTIDNQTSKKKKLLYRSKTIPISE; from the exons ATGGCTCAAGAACCCCAAAAACCAACTGAAGATGTGGTCCCCACCACCTCTGAAACTCCCGTCGAAACTCCACCACCCGCCGCCGAAGAAGTTGTAACTGCTACCGCTACCGCTGCCGCTGCTGATGTCTCCACTGACAAGGACGTTACTCCGGTTGCTGAAGATCCCGAGAAGCCGGCTGAAGCTGTGGCGGAGACTGCTAAGCCTGCTGATGAGACCGCCACTGAGAACAAAATTTCTCAATCGGTTTCTTTCAAGGAAGAAACCAACGTCGTTTCTGAACTTCCTGAGCTTCAGAAAAAAGCACTCGATGATCTCAAACAGCTTATTCAGGAAGCACTTAACAAACACGAGTTCACCGCTCCTCCAGTTAAGGCTACACCTGAAGTAACCGCACAAGAAGAGAAAAAaccagaagaagaaaagaaaactgAAGAAACGAAATccgaagagaagaaggaagaagtaaccgaagagaagaaggaagaagtAGTAGTAGTTGAAgagaaaaaggttgaagaagaaaaagcTTCAAGTTCTGAGGAACCTAAAACCGAAGCTAAAACCGAACCTGAAGAGAAGAAAGTGGAGGAGACTGTGGTGGAAGTTGTTGAGAAAATAGCTTCGAGTACTGAAGAAGACGGTGCGAAAACGGTTGAAGCTATTCAGGAAAGCATAGTATCAGTTGCTGTTACTAGCGGTGATGGTGAGCAACCTGTTGCTGTGGCTGTTGATGTGGAGGTTCCTCCTTCTACACCAGAAGAAGTTGAAATATGGGGAATTCCGTTGCTAGCTGATGAGAGAAGTGATGTGATTCTTCTGAAGTTCCTTAGAGCAAGGGATTTTAAGGTGAAGGAGGCTTTCACAATGATCAAACAAACTGTTCTTTGGAGAAAG GAATTTGGAATTGAAGCacttcttcaagaggatcttggaACTGATTGGGACAAAGTTGTTTTCACGGATGGTTATGACAAAGAGGGTCACCCTGTTTACTACAATGTTTTTGGTGAGTTTGAGAACAAGGAATTGTATCAAAAAAGTTTCTCTGATGATGAGAAGAGAAACAAGTTTATCCGTTGGAGGATTCAGTCTTTGGAGAAAAGTGTTAGAAAGCTCGACTTTGCTCCATCTGGTATCGCTACTATTGTTCAGATTAATGATCTTAAAAATTCTCCTGGATTTGTTAAGAAGGAGCTTAGACAAGCTACTAATCAGGCACTTCAATTGCTTCAGGATAACTATCCCGAATTTGTTGCCAAACAG ATTTTTATCAATGTTCCTTGGTGGTACCTTGCCTTTTCTAGGATGATTAGTCCTTTCCTGACACAGAGGACCAAGAGCAAATTTGTATTTGCTGGCTCCTCCAAATCTGCTGATACCCTTTTCAA ATATATCGCTCCCGAGCAAGTGCCAGTTCAATATGGAGGACTTAGCCGGGAGGGTGAACAGGAATTCACCACTGCTGACCCTGCTACAGAGGTTATTATCAAACCAGCAACAAAACATGCTGTTGAGTTCCCAATTTCTGAG AAAAGCACTTTGGTTTGGGAAATCAGAGTGGTGGATTGGAATGTGAGCTATGGAGCAGAATTTGTGCCTAGTGCTGAAGATGGATACACAGTGATAGTACAAAAGAACCGAAAAATCTCACCAGCTGATGAAACAGTAATTACCAACACCTTCAAAATCGGGGAACCTGGCAAAGTTGTACTCACCATTGATAACCAAACATCAAAGAAAAAGAAGCTTCTTTACAGGTCCAAAACCATACCCATCTCTGAGTAA
- the LOC131640299 gene encoding uncharacterized protein LOC131640299: MRKYYPEDVRGKKEIEFLELKQGNKSVTEYAAKFVELAKFYPHYSEATTKFSKCIKFENGLRSEIKKEVGYQKIHVFADLVDICRIYEEVNNAHYKIVNERRGKNQQNHGKPYVAPVGKGKQKVAEGKRTSGGYALVGVVCFKCGKPGHKSTVCTAEVKRCFRYGKTGNAISECKHKEMVCFNCGEEGHIGSQFQKPK, translated from the coding sequence ATGAGAAAGTattatcctgaagatgttcggggaaagAAAGAAATTGAGTTTCTCGAACTGAAGCAGGGGAATAAGTCAGTTACtgagtatgctgcaaagtttgttGAATTGGCCAAGTTTTATCCGCACTATAGCGAGGCGACTACTAAATTTtccaagtgcatcaagtttgagaatgggttgcgctCGGAGATCAAGAAAGAAGTTGGATACCAAAAGATTCAtgtctttgctgatttggttgatatTTGTCGGATCTATGAGGAGGTTAATAATGCTCACTATAAGATTGTCAATGAGAGGAGAGGTAAGAACCAACAGAATCATGGTAAGCCTTATGTTGCTCCAGTTGGGAAAGGTAAACAGAAAGTTGCTGAGGGTAAAAGAACTAGTGGGGGATATGCTCTTGTTGGCGTGGTTTGTTTCAAATGTGGGAAACCTGGTCATAAGAGTACGGTGTGTACTGCTGAGGTGAAGAGGTGTTTCCGTTATGGTAAGACTGGGAATGCGATATCTGAGTGCAAGCATAAAGAGATggtttgtttcaactgtggtgaagagggacacattgGTAGTCAGTTTCAGAAGCCGAAGTAG